The following proteins come from a genomic window of Thiothrix unzii:
- the narH gene encoding nitrate reductase subunit beta, with protein sequence MKIRSQVGMVLNLDKCIGCHTCSITCKNVWTSREGMEYAWFNNVETKPGIGYPKEWENQEKWKGGWLRRADGKIEPRIGGRFRVLANIFANPDLPAIDDYYEPFDFDYQHLHNAPDSKHQPVARPRSLISGQRMDKIEWGPNWEEILGTEFSKRRKDKNFDQIQADIYGEFENTFMFTLPRLCEHCLNPACVASCPSGAIYKRDEDGIVLIDQDKCRGWRMCVSGCPYKKIYYNWKSGKSEKCIFCYPRIEAGMPTVCSETCVGRIRYLGILLYDADQIEAAASTPNEKDLYQKQLEVFLDPFDPKVIEQAKKDGIPDNVLKAAQESPVWKLAMDWKLALPLHPEYRTLPMVWYVPPLSPIQSAADAGKIGYDGVLPDVDSLRIPVRYLANLLTAGDEEPVKLALKRLMAMRQYKRAETVEGIHDTRALEQVGLSEAQAKEMYRYLAIANYEDRYVIPTSHRELAREAFPERGGCGFSFGDGCGTSTGTNQTNLFGGRKQTVTMVQKIDFVKQEVKS encoded by the coding sequence ATGAAAATCCGTTCCCAAGTCGGCATGGTGCTGAATTTAGACAAGTGCATCGGCTGCCATACCTGCTCGATTACTTGCAAAAACGTCTGGACTTCACGCGAAGGCATGGAATATGCGTGGTTCAACAATGTCGAAACCAAACCCGGCATCGGCTATCCCAAAGAGTGGGAGAATCAGGAAAAGTGGAAAGGCGGCTGGTTACGCCGCGCCGATGGCAAGATTGAGCCGCGCATCGGCGGGCGGTTTCGGGTATTGGCGAATATTTTTGCCAACCCCGATTTACCCGCGATTGACGACTATTACGAGCCGTTCGATTTCGATTACCAACACTTGCACAACGCGCCGGATAGCAAGCATCAGCCAGTGGCACGCCCGCGCTCGCTGATTTCTGGGCAGCGCATGGACAAGATCGAATGGGGGCCAAACTGGGAAGAAATCCTCGGCACGGAATTTTCCAAACGCCGCAAGGATAAAAACTTCGACCAGATTCAGGCGGACATTTACGGTGAATTTGAAAACACCTTTATGTTTACCCTGCCACGTTTGTGCGAACACTGCTTGAATCCGGCGTGTGTCGCGTCTTGCCCCAGCGGTGCAATTTACAAGCGCGACGAAGACGGCATTGTGTTGATCGACCAAGACAAATGCCGGGGCTGGCGCATGTGCGTGAGTGGCTGTCCTTACAAAAAGATTTACTACAACTGGAAGTCCGGTAAATCCGAGAAGTGCATTTTCTGCTACCCACGCATTGAAGCGGGGATGCCGACGGTGTGTTCGGAAACCTGTGTGGGGCGTATCCGTTACCTCGGTATCTTGCTGTATGACGCGGATCAGATTGAAGCCGCCGCCAGCACCCCGAATGAAAAGGATTTGTACCAAAAGCAGTTGGAAGTATTCCTCGACCCGTTTGACCCGAAAGTGATTGAACAGGCGAAAAAGGATGGCATTCCTGACAATGTGTTGAAAGCTGCTCAAGAGTCTCCCGTGTGGAAGCTGGCGATGGATTGGAAGCTGGCACTGCCATTGCACCCCGAATACCGTACCTTGCCGATGGTGTGGTATGTGCCGCCACTGTCGCCAATCCAATCGGCGGCGGATGCGGGCAAGATCGGCTACGACGGCGTATTGCCGGACGTGGACAGCTTGCGGATTCCAGTGCGTTACTTGGCGAATCTGTTGACAGCGGGCGATGAAGAGCCAGTGAAATTGGCTCTCAAACGCCTGATGGCGATGCGCCAATACAAACGGGCAGAAACGGTGGAAGGCATCCACGATACCCGCGCTTTGGAACAAGTCGGTTTGTCTGAGGCGCAAGCCAAGGAAATGTACCGTTACCTCGCGATTGCCAATTACGAAGACCGTTATGTCATCCCCACCAGTCACCGCGAACTGGCACGGGAAGCCTTCCCCGAACGCGGCGGCTGCGGTTTCAGCTTCGGCGATGGTTGCGGCACTAGCACGGGCACGAACCAAACCAACCTGTTCGGCGGGCGCAAGCAAACCGTGACAATGGTGCAGAAAATCGACTTCGTGAAGCAGGAGGTCAAGTCATGA
- a CDS encoding nitrate reductase subunit alpha codes for MSHFIDRLNFFKRTQTPFSNGHGAMTEESRDWEDGYRKRWQHDKVVRSTHGVNCTGSCSWKIYVKNGLVTWETQQTDYPRTRPDLPNHEPRGCPRGASYSWYMYSANRLKYPLMRRQLMELWRSAKAKNPDPVTAWASIVENPTTAQSYKTRRGLGGFVRSSWDEVNELIAASNVYTAKQYGPDRVIGFSPIPAMSMVSYAAGSRYLSLIGGVCLSFYDWYCDLPPASPMVWGEQTDVPESADWYNSSYIIAWGSNVPQTRTPDAHFFTEVRYKGTKTVAITPDYAEVAKHADQWLNPKQGTDAALAMAFGHVILKEFHVDKPSDYFTDYVRRYTDWPNLVLLEARDDGSYQAGRFARASDFISGLGEEQNPDWKTVAIDDVTGEIISPNGSIGYRWDGSGQWNLQQKDGKTHEEVKLSLSLVERHDAVVDVALPYFGGVPSDYFQGNTLKDILKYKLPARKITLADGSEGMLVSVYDLNMVNYGISRGLGDDDSAKNFDDANAPYTPAWQEAITGVPRDKVIRIAREFADTADKTKGKSMIIVGAGMNHWYHMDMNYRGLINMLAMCGCVGQSGGGWAHYVGQEKLRPQTGWLPLAFGLDWSRPPRQMNGTSFFYNHSSQWRYEKLEIKEILSPLANKARQSGNLIDYNVRAERMGWLPSAPQLNTNPLRIAQAAKDAGMSPADYTVASLKSGKIAFAAEDPDNAQNFPRNLFVWRSNLLGSSGKGHEYLLKYLLGTKHGVQGKDLGEMGGVKPQEVKWHTDAPEGKLDLLVTLDFRMSTTCLYSDIVLPTATWYEKDDLNTSDMHPFIHPLTAAVDPSWEARSDWEIYKGIAKEFSRVCVGHLGVETDLVTLPLLHDAPAELGQAFGVKDWKKGQCDLIPGKTAPAMIAVERNYPETYARFTSIGPLMEKLGNGGKGIGWNTETEVAFLGKLNHQHTSGTTEGRPCLNSAIDAAEMILSLAPETNGQVAVKAWAALSKITGIDHTHLALNKEDEKIRFRDIVAQPRKIISSPTWSGLEDEHVSYNAGYTNVHELIPWRTLTGRQQFYLDHDWMRDFGESMLVYRPPINTKTIKPMLNQKSNGNPELALNWITPHQKWGIHSTYTDNLLMLTLSRGGPIVWMSEDDAKKLGIVDNDWIDLFNANGAIAARAVVSQRVMPGMVMMYHAQERIVNVPGSAITGERGGIHNSVTRVCPKPTHMIGGYAQQAYGFNYYGTVGSNRDEFVIVRKMTNVDWLDGEGNDTIQEAVK; via the coding sequence ATGAGCCACTTTATTGACCGACTGAATTTTTTCAAACGCACCCAAACGCCGTTTTCCAACGGGCATGGAGCGATGACCGAGGAGAGCCGCGACTGGGAAGACGGCTACCGCAAACGCTGGCAGCACGACAAGGTGGTACGTTCCACCCACGGCGTAAACTGCACGGGTTCGTGTAGCTGGAAAATCTACGTGAAAAACGGCTTGGTGACGTGGGAAACCCAGCAAACCGACTACCCGCGTACCCGCCCGGATTTGCCGAACCATGAGCCGCGTGGCTGTCCGCGTGGCGCAAGCTATTCGTGGTATATGTACAGCGCGAACCGCCTCAAATACCCCTTGATGCGCCGTCAGTTGATGGAATTGTGGCGTTCTGCCAAAGCGAAAAATCCTGATCCGGTCACGGCGTGGGCATCCATCGTTGAAAATCCAACCACGGCGCAATCCTACAAAACCCGGCGCGGTTTGGGTGGTTTTGTGCGTTCTTCGTGGGATGAAGTGAATGAGCTGATTGCAGCCTCCAACGTGTACACCGCCAAGCAATATGGCCCAGACCGCGTGATTGGTTTCTCTCCGATTCCGGCAATGTCGATGGTGTCGTATGCGGCGGGAAGCCGTTACCTGTCACTGATTGGTGGCGTGTGTTTGAGCTTCTACGATTGGTATTGCGATTTGCCGCCTGCGTCACCGATGGTGTGGGGTGAGCAAACCGACGTGCCGGAATCTGCCGATTGGTACAACAGCAGCTACATCATTGCGTGGGGTTCTAACGTTCCGCAGACCCGTACCCCTGATGCGCATTTCTTTACCGAAGTGCGTTACAAAGGCACGAAAACCGTGGCGATTACGCCGGACTACGCGGAAGTTGCCAAACACGCCGACCAATGGCTGAACCCGAAACAGGGGACGGATGCGGCGTTGGCAATGGCATTTGGGCACGTCATCCTCAAAGAATTCCACGTTGACAAGCCTAGCGACTATTTCACCGATTACGTGCGCCGTTACACCGACTGGCCGAATCTGGTATTACTGGAAGCGCGTGACGATGGCAGCTATCAAGCGGGACGCTTTGCGCGTGCCAGCGACTTCATTTCTGGTTTGGGTGAAGAGCAAAACCCGGATTGGAAAACCGTGGCGATTGACGACGTGACGGGTGAAATCATTTCCCCGAACGGCTCAATCGGCTACCGCTGGGATGGTAGCGGGCAGTGGAATCTGCAACAGAAAGATGGCAAAACCCACGAAGAGGTCAAACTGTCATTGTCCTTGGTTGAACGTCACGATGCAGTGGTAGACGTTGCGCTGCCTTATTTTGGCGGTGTGCCGAGTGATTATTTCCAAGGCAATACGCTCAAAGACATTCTCAAGTACAAACTGCCTGCCCGCAAAATCACCTTGGCGGATGGCAGCGAAGGCATGTTGGTGTCGGTGTACGACCTGAACATGGTCAACTACGGTATCAGCCGTGGCTTGGGTGACGATGACAGTGCCAAAAACTTCGATGATGCCAATGCGCCGTACACACCCGCATGGCAAGAAGCGATTACCGGCGTACCGCGTGACAAAGTGATCCGCATTGCGCGTGAATTCGCCGATACCGCCGACAAGACCAAGGGCAAGTCGATGATTATCGTCGGCGCGGGCATGAACCACTGGTATCACATGGACATGAACTACCGTGGCTTGATCAATATGCTCGCCATGTGCGGCTGCGTCGGGCAATCTGGCGGCGGCTGGGCGCATTATGTCGGGCAGGAAAAGCTGCGTCCGCAGACCGGCTGGTTGCCGCTGGCGTTTGGGCTGGACTGGTCACGTCCGCCACGGCAAATGAATGGCACGTCGTTCTTCTACAACCATTCCAGCCAATGGCGTTACGAAAAGCTGGAAATCAAGGAAATCCTTTCCCCACTGGCGAACAAAGCGCGTCAATCCGGCAACTTGATTGACTACAACGTGCGGGCAGAACGCATGGGCTGGTTGCCTTCCGCACCCCAGCTCAATACCAACCCGTTGCGCATTGCCCAAGCCGCCAAAGACGCAGGCATGAGCCCGGCGGATTACACCGTTGCCAGCCTCAAATCCGGCAAGATCGCGTTTGCGGCGGAAGACCCCGACAACGCGCAAAACTTCCCGCGCAACCTGTTCGTGTGGCGTTCCAATTTGCTGGGTTCTTCGGGCAAAGGGCATGAATACTTGCTCAAGTATTTGCTGGGTACAAAGCACGGCGTGCAAGGCAAAGACCTCGGCGAAATGGGCGGCGTGAAACCGCAAGAAGTGAAGTGGCATACAGATGCGCCCGAAGGCAAACTCGATTTGCTGGTGACACTCGACTTCCGCATGTCCACCACCTGCTTGTATTCCGACATCGTGCTACCAACCGCAACTTGGTACGAAAAGGATGACCTCAACACCTCCGACATGCACCCGTTCATTCACCCGCTGACCGCTGCGGTTGACCCCTCATGGGAAGCGCGGAGCGACTGGGAAATCTACAAAGGCATTGCCAAGGAATTCTCACGGGTTTGCGTCGGGCATTTGGGCGTAGAAACCGATTTGGTGACACTGCCACTGTTGCACGATGCGCCTGCGGAACTCGGTCAAGCCTTCGGTGTGAAGGACTGGAAGAAAGGTCAATGCGACCTGATTCCGGGCAAAACCGCCCCAGCCATGATTGCCGTCGAACGTAATTACCCCGAAACCTATGCTCGCTTTACGTCCATTGGCCCGTTGATGGAAAAGCTCGGTAACGGCGGCAAAGGCATCGGCTGGAATACCGAAACTGAAGTCGCCTTCCTCGGCAAGCTCAACCACCAGCACACCAGCGGCACGACTGAAGGTCGTCCGTGCCTGAACAGCGCGATTGATGCGGCGGAAATGATCCTCTCGCTTGCTCCCGAAACCAACGGGCAAGTGGCGGTGAAAGCGTGGGCAGCCTTGTCGAAAATTACTGGCATTGACCACACCCATCTCGCCTTGAACAAGGAAGACGAGAAAATTCGCTTCCGCGACATCGTGGCGCAACCGCGCAAAATCATTTCCAGTCCTACTTGGTCGGGTTTGGAGGATGAGCATGTGTCGTACAACGCGGGTTATACCAACGTTCACGAGCTGATTCCGTGGCGTACTTTGACGGGGCGGCAACAGTTCTACCTTGACCATGACTGGATGCGTGATTTCGGCGAAAGCATGTTGGTGTATCGCCCGCCGATTAACACCAAAACCATCAAGCCGATGCTCAACCAAAAGTCCAACGGCAACCCCGAATTGGCGTTGAACTGGATTACCCCGCATCAAAAATGGGGCATCCATTCCACCTACACCGACAACTTGCTGATGCTCACGCTGTCACGCGGTGGGCCGATTGTGTGGATGAGTGAAGACGATGCTAAAAAGCTGGGCATTGTCGATAACGACTGGATAGACCTGTTCAACGCCAACGGTGCAATCGCAGCGCGGGCAGTGGTCAGCCAGCGCGTCATGCCGGGGATGGTAATGATGTACCACGCGCAAGAACGCATTGTGAACGTGCCCGGTTCAGCCATTACCGGCGAACGCGGCGGCATTCACAATTCCGTTACCCGCGTTTGCCCGAAACCGACGCACATGATCGGCGGTTACGCGCAACAGGCTTACGGCTTCAACTACTACGGCACGGTCGGTTCTAACCGCGATGAATTCGTCATTGTGCGCAAGATGACCAATGTCGATTGGCTGGACGGTGAAGGTAATGACACGATTCAGGAGGCAGTAAAATGA
- a CDS encoding TusE/DsrC/DsvC family sulfur relay protein, which produces MAIQQYDDNLQTNPYAIYTLALEVDGKQILTDQEGYIQNMDDWSEGFVEALAEREGLVLTDEHWEIIEFLRNYHQEHGVQAPVRDMLKHFKQAWGEEFATNHYLHEIFPKGGPQKQGNRLAGIRRTKGEH; this is translated from the coding sequence ATGGCAATTCAACAGTATGACGACAATCTGCAAACCAACCCTTACGCGATTTATACCTTGGCGTTGGAAGTGGATGGCAAGCAAATCCTCACCGATCAGGAAGGTTACATCCAGAACATGGATGACTGGAGCGAAGGTTTCGTGGAAGCCCTCGCCGAACGTGAAGGCTTGGTGCTGACCGACGAGCATTGGGAAATCATCGAGTTCCTGCGTAACTACCATCAGGAACACGGCGTACAAGCCCCGGTGCGCGACATGCTCAAGCACTTCAAGCAAGCGTGGGGTGAAGAGTTCGCTACCAACCATTACCTGCATGAAATTTTCCCTAAAGGCGGCCCGCAGAAGCAGGGCAATCGCTTGGCGGGTATCCGTAGAACCAAAGGGGAGCATTGA
- a CDS encoding MFS transporter, translating to MTDIKNWDVEDTTFWESTGKKIANRNLWISIPSLLMGFAVWMMWGIITVQMSNLGFPFKDDELFTLTAIAGLAGATLRIPASFFIRLAGGRNTIFLTTALLMIPAIGTGIALQSKETPLLTFQILAFLSGIGGGNFACSMSNISTFFPKRLQGTALGLNAGLGNFGVTTMQILIPLAMTMGVFGALGGDPMPLVKDSGWVLGKILAGTETWIQNAGYIWLVFLIPLAFFGFFGMNNLMPISPNIGGTLAAFAKILFLWGLTFAVTAVGLYLYLPAPTGLGLLNMWVALPLIILATLMIMKLAAFGEMKTNISKQFAIFNNKHTWSMTVLYLLTFGSFIGFSMALPLAIKVIFGNTHVFDAATQAWVHAKNPNAIPVFAYAWIGPFVGALIRPVGGWISDKVGGSIVTQIISVVMVGASAYAGYLMMQAYQSATPEVFFQPFLWTFVLLFAATGLGNGSTFRTVGVIFDRLQAGPVLGWTSAVAAYGSFIAPVVIGDQIKAGTPQNAMYGFAIFYALCLILNWWFYLRSSSEIKNP from the coding sequence ATGACTGATATTAAAAATTGGGACGTGGAAGACACCACGTTCTGGGAAAGCACCGGCAAGAAAATTGCCAACCGCAATTTGTGGATTTCGATCCCTAGCCTGCTGATGGGTTTCGCCGTCTGGATGATGTGGGGGATTATCACTGTACAGATGTCCAACCTTGGTTTCCCCTTCAAGGACGATGAACTGTTCACGCTGACGGCGATTGCCGGGTTAGCAGGTGCGACCTTGCGGATACCTGCCTCTTTCTTCATCCGGCTGGCGGGTGGGCGCAATACCATTTTCCTCACCACTGCACTATTGATGATCCCTGCCATTGGTACGGGAATTGCGTTGCAAAGCAAGGAAACCCCGCTGTTGACCTTCCAGATTCTGGCATTTTTGTCCGGGATTGGTGGCGGTAACTTTGCTTGCTCCATGTCCAATATCAGCACGTTTTTCCCCAAGCGTTTGCAGGGTACTGCTCTGGGTTTGAATGCAGGCTTGGGTAACTTTGGTGTTACCACCATGCAAATCCTCATCCCATTGGCAATGACGATGGGCGTGTTTGGTGCCTTGGGTGGTGACCCTATGCCGCTGGTGAAAGATTCTGGTTGGGTACTGGGCAAAATCTTGGCCGGTACTGAAACGTGGATCCAGAATGCGGGTTATATCTGGTTGGTGTTCCTGATCCCGTTAGCATTCTTTGGCTTCTTCGGCATGAACAACCTGATGCCGATTTCACCCAATATCGGCGGCACGTTGGCGGCTTTTGCCAAAATCCTGTTCCTTTGGGGGCTGACCTTTGCCGTTACCGCCGTTGGCTTGTACCTCTACCTGCCTGCGCCGACTGGGCTGGGCTTGCTGAATATGTGGGTGGCTCTGCCGCTGATTATTCTGGCGACCTTGATGATCATGAAACTCGCCGCTTTTGGTGAGATGAAAACCAACATCAGCAAGCAGTTTGCCATTTTCAACAATAAACACACTTGGTCAATGACTGTACTGTACCTGCTGACCTTCGGTTCCTTCATCGGCTTCTCAATGGCGCTGCCGTTGGCGATCAAGGTCATTTTCGGTAACACCCATGTGTTTGATGCGGCAACCCAAGCATGGGTACACGCGAAAAACCCTAACGCTATTCCGGTGTTTGCTTACGCATGGATTGGGCCGTTTGTGGGGGCACTGATCCGCCCAGTCGGTGGCTGGATTTCTGACAAGGTAGGCGGTTCTATCGTTACCCAAATCATTTCTGTCGTCATGGTTGGCGCATCGGCTTACGCAGGCTACCTGATGATGCAGGCTTACCAATCGGCTACCCCGGAAGTGTTCTTCCAACCGTTCCTGTGGACGTTTGTGTTGCTGTTTGCTGCTACTGGTTTGGGCAATGGCTCGACCTTCCGCACGGTTGGGGTGATTTTTGACCGCCTGCAAGCGGGGCCAGTATTGGGCTGGACTTCGGCGGTTGCCGCCTACGGTTCGTTCATTGCACCGGTGGTGATCGGCGACCAGATCAAGGCGGGGACACCGCAAAACGCCATGTATGGCTTTGCGATTTTCTACGCGCTGTGCCTGATTTTGAACTGGTGGTTTTACCTACGTAGCAGCAGCGAAATCAAAAATCCGTAA
- a CDS encoding MFS transporter, protein MATQQYKAWSVVIMSTLAFTVCFMIWMMFAVIGIPIKATLGLNETQFGILIATPVLTGSLIRVPLGMWTDKFGGRIVFTILMLSTVFPIWMISQATQFWHFLVTGLFVGVAGGSFTVGIAYCARWFPKERQGLAMGIFGAGNTGAAVTKLLAPIIVVGYGWTMVPQVYAVLMLVTAIVFWFFTFSEPSHKVGKSVTVREQLAAFKDPKVWRYSQYYSIVFGGYVALALWMTKYYVSEYGFDLKTAAFLAAAFSIPGGLLRAGGGYFSDKLGAHTMTWWVLWVSLVCLFFLSYPQSDITIQTLNGAKTFHFGLTPTIFTIILFTLGVVFAVGKASVFKYISDDYPDNIGVVSGVVGLAGGLGGFLMPIMFGALVDLTGIRSSAFMLMFGVVWVSLMWMYFTEVRPVHADLHEKSLTTNL, encoded by the coding sequence ATGGCAACGCAGCAATACAAGGCATGGTCGGTCGTCATCATGAGTACGCTGGCTTTTACCGTGTGCTTCATGATCTGGATGATGTTTGCCGTCATCGGGATTCCTATCAAGGCAACCTTGGGTTTGAACGAAACCCAGTTCGGGATTTTGATCGCAACACCGGTACTGACCGGCTCATTGATCCGCGTACCGTTAGGGATGTGGACGGATAAATTCGGTGGGCGCATCGTGTTCACCATCCTGATGCTATCCACCGTATTTCCGATTTGGATGATTTCACAGGCAACCCAATTCTGGCATTTCCTCGTAACCGGCTTGTTTGTCGGGGTAGCGGGTGGCTCATTTACCGTCGGTATCGCCTATTGCGCCCGCTGGTTTCCGAAGGAACGTCAAGGTTTGGCAATGGGGATTTTCGGCGCAGGCAATACTGGCGCGGCTGTCACCAAATTACTCGCCCCCATTATTGTGGTGGGCTATGGCTGGACAATGGTTCCGCAAGTTTACGCAGTGCTGATGCTGGTCACGGCGATTGTGTTCTGGTTTTTCACCTTTAGCGAGCCTAGCCACAAGGTCGGAAAATCGGTCACGGTGCGGGAACAACTGGCTGCGTTCAAAGATCCCAAGGTGTGGCGTTATAGCCAGTATTATTCCATCGTGTTCGGTGGCTACGTCGCACTGGCCTTGTGGATGACCAAATATTACGTCAGCGAATACGGTTTCGATCTGAAAACTGCCGCATTCTTGGCAGCCGCATTCAGTATTCCCGGCGGTTTGTTGCGGGCGGGCGGTGGCTACTTCTCCGACAAACTCGGCGCACACACCATGACCTGGTGGGTATTGTGGGTTTCGCTGGTTTGCTTGTTCTTCCTGTCTTACCCGCAAAGCGACATCACGATTCAAACCCTGAACGGGGCAAAAACTTTTCACTTCGGGCTGACCCCGACCATCTTCACCATCATCCTGTTTACCCTCGGCGTAGTCTTCGCTGTCGGTAAAGCCTCGGTATTCAAGTACATCTCGGATGACTACCCCGACAACATTGGCGTGGTATCCGGCGTGGTGGGCTTGGCGGGTGGTTTGGGTGGTTTCCTGATGCCGATTATGTTTGGCGCATTGGTGGATCTCACTGGCATTCGCTCTTCCGCCTTCATGCTGATGTTTGGCGTGGTGTGGGTGTCGCTGATGTGGATGTATTTCACCGAAGTTCGCCCGGTTCATGCCGATTTACACGAAAAATCCCTCACCACAAACCTTTAA
- a CDS encoding AAA family ATPase, with product MKTPYGESNFKKVISQGFIYIDKTAYIAKLENHGSYHFLLRPRRFGKSLFISMLEHYYDVQRTDEFAALFGKLYIGQHPTPLKNTYQVLFMEFSGIETGSHAQVFNGFNANTSLHLQAFLERYGYGDAAIAGLANYQTPADKMKYVFTLANNQKILLLIDEYDHFANALLAEDQGLFQSVMGKGGFVRSFYETIKTATQRGTVDRLFITGVTPLMLDSLTSGFNIGKNLSLHHDFNTAMGFTQTEVVSLLQPLVEQCKLDADALLSDMAHWYNGYRFHSKATETVYNANMVLYFLDNFRMESCAYPELMLDDNIASDYRKIMALFHIGDREANYQVLDELINVGTVTAQQQRKFELDKDFNRDAFISLLAYMGFVTIAGSTLTQTVFAIPNHVIRELYFQYFKVELERRNQIRIPDQAVLQAIETLALHDDIQPLINEMQGVLQLLSNRDFVKMDEKHVKTLLLTLLYQSPVYFIQSEREMNQRYPDILLLERSPYSVPHQHLIELKYAKKSAKAEGWNAKRQEGIEQVHEYLQLPTIAVLPKLSAWVVLTNGEDVEVVKEK from the coding sequence ATGAAAACTCCCTACGGCGAAAGTAACTTCAAGAAAGTCATCAGCCAAGGTTTCATCTACATCGACAAAACAGCTTACATCGCTAAGCTGGAGAATCATGGCAGCTACCACTTTCTGTTGCGCCCGCGCCGTTTCGGTAAAAGCCTGTTCATTTCGATGCTGGAACATTACTACGATGTGCAACGCACGGATGAATTCGCGGCGCTGTTTGGCAAGCTCTACATCGGGCAGCACCCAACCCCATTAAAAAACACCTATCAGGTGCTGTTCATGGAGTTTAGCGGGATTGAGACAGGTAGCCACGCACAGGTATTTAATGGTTTCAATGCCAATACCAGCCTGCACTTGCAGGCATTTCTCGAACGCTACGGCTATGGGGATGCCGCAATAGCGGGGTTGGCAAACTACCAAACACCTGCGGACAAGATGAAATACGTGTTCACCTTGGCGAATAACCAGAAAATCCTGCTACTGATCGACGAATACGACCACTTTGCCAACGCACTCCTCGCTGAAGACCAAGGCTTGTTCCAAAGCGTTATGGGCAAAGGTGGGTTCGTGCGTAGTTTTTACGAAACCATCAAAACGGCAACCCAACGCGGCACAGTAGACCGACTGTTCATCACAGGCGTTACGCCGCTAATGCTTGATAGCCTAACTAGCGGTTTTAACATCGGTAAAAACCTTTCACTACACCACGACTTCAACACCGCAATGGGATTCACCCAAACCGAAGTCGTTAGCTTGTTACAACCGCTGGTTGAGCAGTGCAAGCTGGATGCTGACGCATTACTCAGTGATATGGCACATTGGTATAACGGCTACCGCTTTCACTCCAAAGCAACAGAAACCGTCTACAACGCCAACATGGTATTGTATTTCCTTGATAACTTCAGGATGGAGAGTTGTGCCTACCCTGAGCTGATGTTGGATGACAATATCGCCTCGGATTACCGTAAAATCATGGCGTTATTCCACATCGGCGACCGTGAAGCCAATTATCAAGTGCTGGATGAACTCATCAACGTAGGCACAGTAACCGCACAACAACAACGTAAGTTTGAACTGGACAAGGATTTCAACCGCGACGCATTCATCAGCTTGCTGGCTTACATGGGGTTTGTGACTATTGCAGGGAGTACCCTGACCCAAACGGTATTCGCCATTCCCAACCACGTTATCCGCGAACTATATTTTCAGTATTTCAAGGTCGAACTGGAACGCCGTAATCAAATCCGCATTCCTGATCAGGCGGTGCTGCAAGCCATTGAAACGCTGGCTTTGCACGATGACATCCAACCGCTGATCAATGAAATGCAGGGTGTTTTGCAGCTACTGTCCAACCGTGATTTTGTCAAAATGGATGAAAAACACGTCAAAACGCTCTTACTGACGTTGCTTTACCAATCTCCGGTGTACTTCATCCAGAGCGAACGTGAAATGAATCAGCGTTACCCCGATATTTTACTGCTGGAACGCAGCCCCTATAGCGTTCCACATCAGCATTTGATCGAACTGAAATACGCGAAAAAATCTGCCAAAGCTGAAGGTTGGAATGCCAAGCGGCAAGAAGGCATTGAGCAGGTACACGAGTATTTGCAATTACCGACCATTGCGGTGCTTCCCAAACTCAGCGCGTGGGTAGTACTCACCAATGGAGAAGATGTCGAGGTCGTGAAAGAAAAGTGA